A single region of the Fenollaria sporofastidiosus genome encodes:
- a CDS encoding CPBP family intramembrane glutamic endopeptidase: MYRENKVNRTGIDINKASWLYTILFLAYIFIGSMLQQLDLYLGLFAGEVLILLVPVLVYVKQKKVNFKRYFRLNKITGKEALVSVLLTLLVYPLVGISSTLLIKFYSLFGEVRVPQINVKSGGLSSIYSILIIGVLPAICEEFFVRGLLSAPAKRAKGRKFTYFYTALLFMLMHVNPFNIVAPFILGYVFSVLNEKTNSLYSSMLGHFTFNTCSVILSIFQKDIAEGAVNDMKMITLGEADLNIGLLQGVFMVLIAIVIIFVLYRVLSKMKTKEVTEDVDCTLDVEAPAKFSYLPLAFNIVVWIIMAGLPLLMSLGMIKNLAV; encoded by the coding sequence ATGTATAGAGAGAACAAAGTAAACAGGACAGGGATAGATATCAACAAAGCCTCATGGCTATATACAATACTTTTTCTTGCATATATCTTCATAGGCTCAATGCTTCAGCAGCTAGACCTTTACCTAGGACTATTCGCTGGAGAGGTATTGATACTGTTAGTACCAGTTCTTGTTTATGTAAAGCAAAAGAAAGTTAATTTCAAAAGATACTTTAGACTAAATAAAATCACTGGAAAAGAAGCGCTTGTATCAGTTCTTCTAACACTTTTAGTTTATCCACTAGTTGGTATAAGCTCGACACTTTTAATCAAGTTCTATAGCCTATTTGGCGAGGTAAGAGTGCCTCAAATCAATGTCAAATCAGGCGGACTATCAAGTATATACAGCATTTTGATTATAGGTGTGCTTCCAGCCATCTGTGAAGAGTTCTTCGTAAGAGGCCTACTAAGCGCACCAGCCAAGAGAGCAAAGGGAAGGAAATTCACATACTTTTACACAGCACTACTATTTATGCTAATGCATGTTAATCCATTCAACATAGTTGCACCATTCATATTAGGCTATGTATTTTCAGTTTTAAACGAAAAAACAAATTCACTTTACTCGTCAATGCTTGGCCACTTCACATTCAATACTTGCTCAGTCATACTTAGCATATTCCAAAAGGATATTGCCGAGGGCGCAGTAAACGATATGAAGATGATTACGCTAGGTGAAGCAGACTTAAATATAGGCTTATTACAAGGAGTTTTCATGGTACTCATAGCCATAGTGATAATTTTCGTCCTATATAGAGTACTTTCAAAAATGAAGACAAAAGAAGTAACAGAAGATGTAGACTGCACTTTGGACGTAGAAGCGCCAGCAAAGTTCTCATACCTGCCACTAGCCTTTAACATAGTAGTATGGATCATCATGGCAGGATTGCCTCTACTTATGTCACTAGGCATGATAAAAAATTTAGCAGTATAA
- a CDS encoding valine--tRNA ligase, protein MKNLEKSYNPAEFEDNIYKFWMDNEYFKPSTDDSKESFTIVMPPPNVTGKLHLGHALNGTLQDIVIRYKRMQGYNALWLPGTDHASISTEAKVVEKLKKEGIKKSDLTREEFLEEAWDWTHKYGGNIKEQLKKLGSSCDWSRDSFTLDEHLTKAVYEVFERLYKKDYIYRGMRIVNWCPHCHTAISDTEVVHEPQEGKMWYIKYPYSDKTGYVTIATTRPETLLGDLAVAVNPEDERYTEIVGKTLDLPLTDRQIPVIADEYVDSSFGTGCVKITPSHDPNDFEVGARHNLGQLIVIDEDAKMNENAYAYKGLDRYEARERIIKDLDEQGLLVKVEKHENSVGHCERCNTIIEPLASLQWFVKMEEMAKRALEAYRENKVNIIPERFGKIYENWLENIRDWCISRQLWWGHRIPVYYCDDCGEYIVSKEKPEKCDKCGSEHLRQDEDTLDTWFSSALWPFSTLGWPDVDSEDYKRFFPTDLLVTGYDIIFFWVSRMIFSSLEQTGEVPFKDVLLTGLIRDVQGRKMSKSLGNGIDPLQVISEYGADALRYSLITNNAPGNDIKYSVKKVEPQRNFANKLWNASRFVLMNLDDRDDYSLDYDKLEREDKWIISRLKTVVDEINNNLDKYEIGIAAAKVQDFIWEDFCDWYIELVKTRLYDRDNINAQNVILYILENILKILHPFMPFITEEIWSYLPNRKTPLIISNWPKDIKYYDAELNDLELIKNAIKAIRKMKTDMNIEPSKHFSMLVYPNDEEAGRLYSDSANYFKDLEHIDKITILDNKDAINKDFTSIMMTNAELFFPLNELIDFEKEKQRLMEEKEKLDFEVERLEKKLSNEKFVSKAPKDVVDKEKEKLENYKELLDKTLKRLEELK, encoded by the coding sequence ATGAAAAATTTAGAAAAATCATATAATCCAGCAGAATTTGAAGACAATATTTATAAATTTTGGATGGACAATGAGTACTTCAAGCCAAGTACTGATGATAGTAAAGAGTCCTTTACCATCGTTATGCCGCCACCAAACGTAACAGGTAAGCTTCACCTTGGCCACGCACTTAACGGAACTTTACAAGATATTGTAATAAGATACAAGAGAATGCAAGGTTACAACGCACTTTGGCTACCTGGAACTGACCATGCGTCAATTTCTACAGAAGCAAAGGTTGTAGAAAAACTTAAAAAAGAAGGCATTAAGAAGAGCGACCTTACAAGAGAAGAGTTTTTGGAGGAAGCTTGGGACTGGACTCACAAGTACGGCGGCAACATCAAAGAGCAGCTTAAAAAATTAGGCTCGTCATGTGATTGGTCACGCGATAGCTTTACACTTGATGAGCACTTAACAAAGGCTGTTTATGAAGTTTTTGAAAGATTATACAAAAAAGACTATATTTATAGAGGCATGAGGATAGTTAACTGGTGTCCACACTGTCACACAGCTATATCCGATACAGAAGTTGTTCATGAGCCACAAGAGGGTAAGATGTGGTACATTAAGTATCCATACTCAGATAAGACTGGCTATGTAACTATAGCAACAACTAGGCCTGAGACACTTCTTGGTGACTTAGCTGTTGCTGTTAATCCAGAAGATGAAAGATACACTGAGATAGTTGGCAAAACGCTTGACCTACCATTAACAGATAGACAAATACCTGTTATTGCTGATGAGTATGTTGACTCATCATTTGGTACTGGCTGTGTTAAGATTACACCATCACATGACCCTAACGACTTCGAAGTAGGTGCTAGACACAATCTTGGTCAACTAATCGTTATAGATGAAGATGCTAAGATGAATGAAAATGCTTACGCTTACAAGGGACTAGATAGATACGAAGCAAGAGAGAGAATCATTAAAGACCTTGATGAACAAGGCCTATTAGTAAAGGTAGAAAAACATGAAAACTCTGTTGGTCACTGCGAAAGATGTAATACTATCATCGAGCCACTAGCTTCACTTCAATGGTTTGTTAAGATGGAAGAGATGGCTAAGAGAGCTCTTGAAGCTTATAGAGAAAATAAAGTAAACATCATCCCTGAAAGGTTCGGCAAGATATATGAAAACTGGCTAGAAAATATCAGAGACTGGTGTATTTCCCGTCAACTATGGTGGGGACACAGAATCCCTGTTTACTATTGTGATGATTGTGGCGAATACATTGTTAGCAAGGAAAAACCAGAAAAGTGCGACAAGTGCGGTTCAGAACATTTAAGACAAGATGAAGATACACTTGACACATGGTTCTCATCAGCTTTATGGCCATTCTCAACACTTGGTTGGCCGGATGTAGATTCAGAAGATTACAAGAGATTCTTCCCGACAGATTTACTAGTAACAGGCTACGACATAATATTCTTCTGGGTTAGTAGAATGATATTCTCATCATTAGAACAAACTGGTGAGGTACCATTTAAAGACGTCTTATTGACTGGACTTATCAGAGACGTACAAGGTAGAAAGATGAGTAAGTCACTTGGCAATGGTATTGATCCACTACAAGTTATCAGTGAATATGGCGCAGATGCGTTAAGATACTCATTAATTACTAATAACGCTCCTGGTAATGACATTAAATATAGCGTTAAAAAAGTTGAACCACAAAGAAATTTTGCTAATAAATTATGGAACGCATCAAGATTTGTTCTTATGAACCTTGATGATAGAGATGACTATAGCCTTGACTACGATAAATTAGAAAGAGAAGACAAATGGATTATCTCAAGACTAAAAACTGTTGTAGATGAGATCAACAATAACCTTGACAAGTACGAGATAGGTATAGCAGCTGCTAAGGTACAAGACTTTATATGGGAGGACTTCTGCGACTGGTATATAGAACTTGTTAAGACAAGATTATACGATAGAGACAATATAAATGCGCAAAATGTTATTTTATACATCTTAGAAAATATTTTAAAGATACTTCATCCATTCATGCCATTTATCACTGAAGAGATCTGGAGCTACCTACCAAATAGAAAGACTCCATTAATCATCAGCAATTGGCCAAAGGATATTAAGTACTACGATGCAGAGCTTAATGATTTAGAACTAATCAAAAATGCTATCAAAGCAATTAGAAAGATGAAGACAGATATGAATATCGAGCCATCAAAACATTTCTCTATGCTTGTATATCCAAACGATGAAGAAGCAGGAAGACTATATAGTGACAGTGCTAATTACTTTAAAGATCTTGAACATATAGATAAGATAACTATACTTGACAATAAGGATGCCATAAACAAAGATTTCACATCGATAATGATGACAAACGCAGAACTATTCTTCCCATTAAACGAGCTTATAGATTTTGAAAAAGAAAAACAAAGACTTATGGAAGAAAAAGAAAAGCTAGATTTTGAAGTTGAAAGACTTGAGAAAAAACTTTCAAATGAAAAATTCGTTAGCAAGGCACCAAAGGATGTTGTTGATAAAGAGAAAGAAAAGCTTGAGAACTACAAGGAGCTATTAGATAAGACATTAAAGAGATTAGAAGAGTTAAAGTAG
- a CDS encoding ribonuclease J has product MLKSNKLRIIPLGGLNEIGKNITLIECDEDIVICDCGMTFPEDEMLGVDIVIPDITYLEKNKERIKGIVLTHGHEDHIGAIPYVLKKINVPIYGTRLTLGLLENKLKEHNLKPKMHVVNFNDKVRLGKIVVEFIRQCHSIPDSAALAFHTPAGVIVHTGDFKIDFTPIMGGVNDLNRFAELGDKGVLCLLAESTNVERKGYTLSERVVGETFRTIFHEYTENRIIVATFASNIQRIQQIIEAAEKHGRKIVLSGRSMINNVNVAKDLGYLRVKESSIIDINKMNKYDDRELCIITTGSQGEPMSALTRIAYNEHRKIQLTPNDLIILSAHPIPGNENAISKVINKLIELDAKVIYESLGEIHVSGHACQEELKLIHSLIKPRYFIPVHGEQRHLKIHASLAESMGMNPKNIFIMKNGEVLELDKRKAEIVDEVTSGNVLVDGLGVGDVGNIVLRDRKHLSEDGLIIVVLTLSKEDGSTIAGPDIISRGFVYVREADDLMEEAKNKVVLAIEDCQKRRISDWSSIKNAIRDSLKKYIYQTMKRNPMILPVIMEV; this is encoded by the coding sequence ATGTTAAAGAGTAACAAACTAAGAATCATCCCGCTGGGTGGTCTTAATGAGATCGGAAAGAATATTACTCTTATTGAATGTGATGAAGATATAGTTATATGTGATTGCGGTATGACATTTCCAGAGGACGAGATGCTGGGTGTGGATATCGTAATTCCTGATATCACATACTTAGAAAAAAATAAAGAGAGAATAAAAGGTATAGTTTTAACACACGGTCATGAGGACCATATAGGAGCTATACCATATGTTTTAAAGAAGATTAATGTGCCTATTTATGGTACAAGACTTACTTTGGGACTATTGGAGAATAAATTAAAGGAGCACAACCTAAAGCCAAAGATGCACGTTGTGAACTTTAACGATAAGGTAAGATTAGGTAAAATTGTTGTTGAATTCATTAGACAATGTCACAGTATACCTGATTCAGCAGCTTTAGCCTTCCATACGCCTGCAGGAGTCATAGTTCATACAGGAGACTTTAAGATTGACTTCACACCAATCATGGGTGGAGTTAATGACTTAAACAGATTTGCTGAGCTTGGCGACAAAGGAGTACTTTGCTTATTAGCAGAAAGTACTAACGTTGAAAGAAAGGGCTACACTCTTAGTGAAAGAGTAGTTGGTGAGACATTTAGAACTATCTTCCACGAATATACTGAGAATAGAATTATAGTTGCAACATTTGCATCAAATATACAAAGAATTCAACAGATTATAGAAGCGGCTGAAAAGCACGGAAGGAAGATTGTTTTATCAGGCAGGTCCATGATAAATAACGTCAATGTTGCTAAGGATTTAGGCTACTTAAGAGTTAAAGAATCAAGTATTATTGACATAAATAAGATGAATAAGTATGACGACAGAGAACTTTGTATTATAACAACAGGTTCTCAAGGTGAGCCTATGAGTGCACTTACAAGGATTGCTTATAATGAGCATAGAAAAATTCAGCTCACACCAAATGACTTAATTATACTTTCAGCGCATCCTATACCAGGAAATGAAAACGCAATATCAAAGGTAATTAACAAGCTTATAGAGCTTGATGCAAAAGTTATATACGAATCACTTGGTGAGATACATGTTTCAGGACACGCTTGTCAAGAAGAGCTTAAGCTAATACATTCACTTATTAAGCCAAGATATTTTATTCCAGTTCATGGCGAACAAAGACATCTTAAGATACATGCTTCACTTGCAGAGAGCATGGGCATGAACCCTAAGAACATCTTTATAATGAAGAATGGAGAGGTGCTTGAACTTGACAAGAGAAAGGCTGAGATAGTCGATGAAGTTACTTCAGGCAATGTCTTAGTTGATGGCCTTGGTGTTGGTGATGTTGGTAACATCGTCTTAAGAGATAGAAAACACTTATCTGAAGACGGTTTAATTATAGTTGTGTTAACACTAAGTAAGGAAGACGGCTCAACTATAGCTGGACCAGACATCATATCAAGAGGCTTTGTCTATGTTAGAGAAGCAGACGATCTGATGGAGGAAGCAAAGAACAAGGTCGTTCTTGCTATAGAAGATTGTCAAAAAAGACGTATATCAGACTGGTCAAGCATCAAAAATGCAATTAGAGACAGTTTGAAGAAGTATATATATCAAACTATGAAGAGAAATCCTATGATACTTCCTGTAATTATGGAGGTATAA
- a CDS encoding DUF1292 domain-containing protein — protein sequence MDNKIKLLDDNGKEVEFIVEATFEIDTDKYIVMYEDEADDDYYIMKYQEDKEGNLVFIGLDDEELKEAQEAYEELDKTN from the coding sequence ATGGACAATAAAATTAAGCTTCTTGATGATAATGGCAAAGAAGTAGAATTTATCGTGGAAGCAACATTTGAGATTGATACAGATAAGTATATAGTCATGTATGAAGATGAAGCGGATGATGACTACTATATTATGAAGTATCAAGAAGATAAAGAAGGTAATTTAGTATTCATTGGCTTGGACGATGAGGAGCTTAAGGAAGCTCAAGAAGCCTATGAAGAATTAGATAAGACAAATTAA
- the ruvX gene encoding Holliday junction resolvase RuvX gives MERILALDIGDKTVGLAVSDEMQIIVTTLNTIFRTSKLEDRDKLKAVIDQYKVKTLVVGLPKNMDGSLGPQAKKVKKYMDFMKKNIEDIELVYVDERLTTVSATRVLIDTNVRRENRKKFVDSIAANYILRTYLDMQRGKDGQ, from the coding sequence ATGGAGAGAATACTTGCTTTAGACATTGGCGATAAGACAGTGGGACTTGCAGTTTCGGATGAGATGCAAATCATTGTCACAACATTAAATACTATCTTTAGAACATCAAAATTAGAAGATAGGGACAAATTAAAAGCTGTTATTGATCAGTACAAGGTTAAGACTTTGGTAGTAGGACTTCCTAAGAACATGGATGGAAGCCTAGGACCACAAGCAAAAAAAGTAAAGAAGTACATGGATTTTATGAAGAAAAACATAGAAGACATTGAACTTGTCTATGTTGATGAGAGACTAACAACAGTTAGCGCTACAAGAGTATTAATTGATACGAATGTGCGTAGAGAAAACAGAAAGAAGTTTGTAGACTCTATAGCAGCAAATTATATATTAAGAACATATTTGGATATGCAAAGGGGAAAAGATGGACAATAA
- a CDS encoding IreB family regulatory phosphoprotein, which yields MKFNVQKETIQSPKEILNKVCEALEAKGYNPINQIIGYILSGDPTYITSYNDARSMIIQMERDELLEAILVDYLK from the coding sequence ATGAAATTTAATGTTCAAAAGGAAACAATTCAATCACCAAAAGAAATATTGAATAAGGTTTGCGAAGCCCTAGAAGCAAAAGGATACAATCCTATCAACCAAATCATTGGCTACATTCTATCAGGCGATCCGACATATATAACTAGCTACAATGATGCAAGATCGATGATCATACAAATGGAAAGAGATGAGCTTTTAGAGGCAATACTAGTTGATTATTTAAAATGA
- the alaS gene encoding alanine--tRNA ligase, producing the protein MKHLSLDQIRDEYLNFFKNQGHLAEKSFSLIPKDDKSLLLIGAGMAPLKKFFTGELSAPSKRMTTCQKCIRTGDIDNVGKTDRHGTFFEMLGNFSFGDYFKKEAIHWAWTLLTEKFEIEPEKLWITVFKDDDEAFDLWVKEGQDPKRLVRLGKEDNFWELETGPSGPCTEIFYDRGEKYGTLKDFDDGVENERLIEVWNLVFTQFDRKSKDEYEPLSHPNIDTGMGLERMACVMQGVHSIFDIKEIRSIIEEIERLSNKKYKENEKDDISIRIIADHVRSMTFMVSDGIIPSNESRGYVLRKIIRRAIRHGKLLGIDRPFLADLVQKVIDGWSYHYTELAQNRDTIIKIISAEEAKFEETINQGMNILNSYIDELKKEGKTSLSGEKAFILYDTYGFPFDITKEILEENKISVDEEEFNKNMQEQKLRAKENAHVEDSGWNSDLNLDIYDNYKNEFIGYEYNENEDAKVNAIVVNKNLRESIKKGDKAIVILDKTPFYGQSGGQVGDVGTLKNDKVSLRVIDTKKTKTGLVLHEVEVEEGELKIGDKLDAVIDYKLRQDTRKNHTATHLLHKALKMVLGSHVNQAGSLVSPTRLRFDFTHFQAMTADEIKQVENIVNESIFDAIDVETSVVSLDESKKMGATGLFEDKYGDLVRVVQVGDFSVELCGGTHVKNTSEVGLFKIVQETGIAAGVRRIEALTGRNTYKYLNENEDELVKLSDAFKVKKEDLLVKAEQTINELKDREREIKELKNKIQSAELKNLDSEVKNLNGINYIISVIDADNMNELRQAGDKLKDKVKSGIVMVAADIGGKTSFIITLTKDVVSKVVTANILMKNIAPLLDAKGGGRDDMAQAGGGNSDKLKEFEAKAEEKLKEILA; encoded by the coding sequence ATGAAACATTTATCTTTAGACCAAATAAGAGATGAATATTTAAATTTCTTTAAAAACCAAGGTCACTTAGCTGAAAAAAGTTTTTCACTAATACCTAAGGATGATAAATCATTATTATTAATAGGTGCTGGTATGGCACCACTTAAAAAATTCTTTACAGGCGAATTAAGTGCACCGTCTAAGAGGATGACAACTTGTCAAAAGTGTATAAGAACAGGCGACATTGACAACGTTGGTAAGACTGATAGACACGGAACTTTCTTTGAAATGCTTGGAAACTTTTCTTTTGGAGACTATTTCAAAAAAGAAGCAATACATTGGGCATGGACTTTACTTACAGAAAAATTTGAAATAGAGCCAGAAAAGTTATGGATTACAGTCTTCAAGGACGATGATGAAGCTTTTGATCTATGGGTTAAAGAGGGACAAGATCCAAAGAGATTAGTAAGACTTGGCAAAGAAGACAACTTCTGGGAACTTGAGACAGGTCCATCGGGTCCATGTACTGAGATTTTCTATGATAGAGGAGAAAAATACGGCACATTAAAAGACTTTGATGATGGTGTTGAAAATGAAAGACTTATCGAAGTTTGGAACTTAGTATTTACACAATTTGATAGAAAATCAAAGGATGAGTACGAGCCATTAAGTCACCCTAACATTGATACTGGTATGGGCCTTGAAAGAATGGCGTGCGTTATGCAAGGAGTACACTCCATCTTCGATATAAAGGAAATCAGAAGCATTATTGAAGAGATTGAAAGACTATCTAATAAAAAATATAAAGAGAATGAAAAAGATGACATATCTATAAGAATAATCGCTGACCACGTTAGAAGCATGACTTTTATGGTCTCAGACGGCATCATACCTTCAAACGAGTCAAGAGGTTATGTACTTAGAAAGATAATCAGACGTGCGATTAGACATGGCAAGCTTCTTGGTATAGATAGACCATTCTTAGCTGATCTTGTTCAAAAAGTTATAGATGGCTGGTCATATCACTACACTGAACTTGCACAAAATAGAGACACTATAATCAAGATTATAAGCGCTGAAGAAGCAAAATTTGAAGAGACTATTAACCAAGGTATGAACATTCTAAACTCATATATTGATGAGCTTAAAAAAGAAGGTAAGACTAGTCTTTCTGGCGAAAAAGCCTTCATTTTATATGACACATATGGCTTCCCATTTGATATAACAAAGGAAATTCTTGAAGAAAATAAAATTAGCGTAGATGAAGAAGAGTTTAATAAGAACATGCAAGAGCAAAAGCTTAGGGCAAAGGAAAATGCTCATGTTGAAGACTCTGGCTGGAACAGCGACCTTAACTTAGACATCTACGATAATTACAAGAATGAGTTTATAGGCTACGAATATAATGAGAATGAAGATGCTAAAGTAAATGCTATAGTTGTTAATAAGAACTTAAGAGAGTCTATTAAAAAAGGCGATAAAGCGATAGTAATACTTGATAAGACACCATTCTATGGACAATCAGGCGGACAAGTTGGTGACGTTGGTACGCTTAAGAATGACAAAGTAAGTCTTAGAGTAATAGACACAAAGAAGACTAAAACTGGACTTGTGCTTCACGAAGTTGAAGTAGAAGAGGGCGAGTTAAAAATAGGTGATAAGCTAGATGCTGTAATCGACTACAAGTTAAGACAAGATACTCGCAAGAACCATACTGCAACTCACTTACTACACAAAGCATTGAAGATGGTTTTAGGCTCACATGTTAATCAAGCAGGCTCATTAGTTAGTCCTACAAGACTTAGATTCGACTTTACACACTTCCAAGCAATGACAGCTGATGAAATTAAACAAGTTGAAAATATTGTTAATGAAAGCATATTTGATGCGATAGATGTTGAGACATCAGTAGTTAGCTTAGATGAGTCTAAGAAGATGGGAGCAACAGGCTTATTTGAAGATAAGTACGGAGACTTAGTAAGAGTTGTACAAGTAGGAGACTTCTCAGTGGAGCTATGCGGCGGTACTCACGTTAAGAACACTTCAGAAGTAGGCTTATTTAAGATAGTTCAAGAAACAGGTATAGCTGCAGGCGTTAGAAGAATTGAAGCATTGACTGGAAGAAACACTTATAAGTACTTAAATGAAAATGAAGATGAGCTTGTTAAGTTAAGTGATGCATTTAAGGTAAAGAAGGAAGACCTTCTTGTCAAAGCAGAACAAACTATTAATGAACTTAAAGATAGAGAGAGAGAAATTAAAGAGTTAAAGAACAAAATACAAAGTGCTGAGCTTAAGAACTTAGATAGTGAAGTTAAAAATCTTAATGGCATTAATTATATAATCAGTGTAATAGATGCGGACAATATGAATGAATTAAGACAAGCAGGCGATAAGCTTAAAGATAAAGTTAAGTCAGGTATAGTAATGGTAGCTGCAGATATTGGAGGCAAAACTTCGTTTATCATAACACTTACTAAGGATGTTGTAAGTAAGGTAGTTACAGCAAATATCTTAATGAAGAACATTGCACCACTTCTTGATGCAAAGGGTGGCGGAAGAGACGACATGGCACAAGCAGGTGGCGGTAACTCTGATAAGCTTAAAGAATTTGAGGCTAAGGCAGAAGAAAAATTAAAAGAGATCTTAGCTTAA
- a CDS encoding AI-2E family transporter gives MNLLTSNINKNIVNLINQGGALNGILLGLQIIILALGIYYLINIGNRHVENGEKLIFSKTVIIKFLIAVLAVLFFIYIYKSFLMVRTLSLSILVSAMLAYFLNPMVKSVRKRLKISETLAILTVFLIVALIFIILGFTVFPKTISDIKNLIIKFPQYYKQTLESINEFIGQYEVFKGLNLDNKLIVDNLSKIYNNQKANAANLILASAKNVMSFVFSVVLIPIFAFYFLKDKDDIKEKFRSMLPESKKEGLLRLFSKIHDDMTKYIIGKIKMAIFVGFATFIMLAILGVEFSFIIGMITCFADIVPYVGPLMGLVPAFVFAFIESPIKALWILVLYLFIQWIENNIVGPKILSNETGFHPIVVLFLLVLGASLFGFLGMILAVPIALVIKTVYNEYIVNKNN, from the coding sequence ATGAATTTATTAACAAGTAATATTAATAAAAATATTGTTAATTTGATAAATCAAGGAGGAGCTTTAAACGGTATCCTCCTTGGTTTGCAAATAATAATTTTGGCTTTAGGCATATATTATCTTATAAATATAGGCAACAGACATGTGGAAAATGGCGAAAAACTTATATTCTCAAAGACTGTAATCATAAAATTTCTTATAGCAGTATTAGCAGTCTTATTTTTTATATACATATACAAGAGTTTTCTTATGGTAAGGACACTAAGCTTGTCCATACTAGTATCGGCTATGCTCGCGTACTTTTTAAACCCTATGGTAAAGAGTGTGCGTAAGAGGCTTAAGATTTCAGAGACTCTTGCGATTTTGACTGTTTTTCTAATAGTTGCTCTTATATTTATAATCTTAGGTTTTACAGTCTTTCCAAAGACTATCTCAGATATTAAGAATCTTATAATTAAATTCCCTCAGTACTACAAGCAAACGCTTGAATCAATTAATGAATTTATTGGTCAATACGAAGTTTTTAAGGGATTAAATTTAGATAATAAGCTAATAGTTGACAATTTATCAAAAATCTATAATAATCAAAAAGCAAATGCTGCTAATCTTATACTTGCATCGGCAAAAAACGTTATGAGCTTTGTTTTTTCTGTTGTTTTGATTCCAATCTTTGCATTTTATTTCTTGAAGGACAAAGACGATATAAAAGAGAAATTTAGATCAATGCTTCCAGAATCAAAAAAGGAAGGTCTGCTTAGACTATTCTCCAAGATTCATGATGACATGACTAAGTACATCATAGGCAAGATAAAGATGGCAATTTTCGTCGGTTTTGCAACATTTATAATGCTTGCGATTTTAGGCGTTGAGTTTTCTTTCATCATAGGTATGATAACTTGCTTTGCAGACATCGTTCCATACGTTGGACCGCTTATGGGCTTAGTGCCAGCCTTTGTTTTTGCCTTTATTGAAAGTCCAATCAAAGCACTTTGGATATTGGTTTTATATCTATTTATTCAATGGATAGAAAATAATATAGTGGGACCGAAGATACTTTCGAACGAAACTGGCTTCCATCCAATAGTTGTTTTGTTCTTGTTAGTATTAGGCGCGTCACTATTTGGATTCTTAGGCATGATACTAGCTGTGCCTATTGCACTTGTTATCAAAACGGTGTATAATGAGTATATTGTAAATAAAAATAATTAG
- the nifU gene encoding Fe-S cluster assembly scaffold protein NifU produces MLYSEKVMDHFMHPRNVGEMENPSGVGEVGNAKCGDIMRMYLKIDENDIITDVKFKTYGCGTAIASSSMATELIKGKSINDAINLSNKEVAENLDGLPPIKMHCSVLAEEAIKAALYDYQQKSGHKVKGLENYEPPKDDLHDHEHMSLD; encoded by the coding sequence ATGTTATATTCTGAAAAAGTTATGGATCACTTTATGCATCCAAGAAATGTAGGAGAGATGGAAAATCCAAGTGGTGTTGGCGAAGTTGGTAACGCAAAATGCGGCGACATCATGAGAATGTATCTTAAAATAGATGAAAATGACATAATTACTGATGTTAAGTTTAAAACTTATGGCTGCGGCACTGCTATCGCGTCATCATCAATGGCAACTGAGCTGATTAAGGGTAAATCAATAAATGATGCAATAAACTTATCAAACAAGGAAGTAGCAGAAAACTTAGACGGCCTACCACCAATTAAGATGCACTGCTCAGTACTTGCTGAGGAAGCTATAAAGGCTGCACTTTATGACTATCAACAAAAATCTGGACATAAGGTAAAAGGTCTTGAAAACTACGAACCACCAAAGGATGATCTACACGATCACGAACACATGAGTTTAGATTAA